In Synechococcus sp. CC9616, the following are encoded in one genomic region:
- a CDS encoding DUF3303 domain-containing protein: MTFLMHWTFKTGYHEIAARKFLATGAPFPQCTSMKRFHAPGSVEGWILVEADRADACYEHAAEWAECLNWEVTPVLTDEEAGPLMAKAYS, encoded by the coding sequence ATGACCTTTTTAATGCACTGGACATTCAAGACCGGGTATCACGAAATTGCCGCCAGAAAGTTTCTGGCGACTGGAGCTCCCTTCCCGCAATGCACGTCGATGAAACGATTCCATGCTCCCGGTTCTGTAGAAGGCTGGATTCTGGTGGAAGCCGATCGTGCTGATGCCTGTTATGAGCATGCCGCCGAATGGGCTGAATGCCTGAACTGGGAGGTAACCCCAGTCCTGACGGACGAAGAAGCCGGGCCATTGATGGCAAAGGCGTACAGCTAA
- a CDS encoding tetratricopeptide repeat protein has protein sequence MPRVTTGFAAALALFLPIGRPLLFGLTPAVGIGAGLLSTQTAYAKSAQDWFDSGLDKAKSGNLKGAIADWTKAIEIDPRYAVPYNNRGLAKYELGDYHGAIADYTKAIEIYPRYAPAYYSRGLARDELGDFRGAIADYTKAIQYNPDYAFAYSNRGMVKVKLKDYQEAIVDFTKAIEIDPKDPDYYFNRGITKSKLKDYQGAISDYTKAIQINSNYAKAYTNRGVVLEIVGDLKGACRDRKKAVDLGVTRPIEWVRNQC, from the coding sequence ATGCCTCGTGTCACAACTGGCTTTGCTGCTGCCTTAGCCCTGTTCTTGCCAATAGGACGCCCGTTGCTATTTGGGCTGACTCCTGCCGTTGGAATTGGCGCAGGGTTGCTGTCAACCCAGACAGCCTATGCAAAGAGTGCTCAAGACTGGTTTGATTCAGGGCTTGATAAAGCAAAAAGTGGAAATCTAAAAGGAGCTATTGCGGATTGGACTAAGGCAATCGAGATTGATCCTCGATATGCAGTACCCTACAACAATCGTGGTCTTGCTAAGTATGAATTAGGAGATTATCATGGGGCAATAGCTGATTATACTAAGGCAATCGAGATTTATCCTCGATATGCACCCGCCTATTACAGCCGTGGACTTGCGAGAGATGAATTAGGCGATTTTAGAGGCGCTATTGCTGATTACACAAAAGCAATCCAGTACAACCCTGATTATGCTTTTGCCTACAGTAATCGTGGTATGGTCAAGGTTAAATTAAAGGATTACCAAGAAGCTATTGTTGATTTCACAAAGGCAATAGAAATCGACCCTAAAGATCCGGACTACTACTTCAATCGTGGTATAACCAAGAGTAAATTAAAGGATTATCAGGGAGCTATATCTGATTACACAAAGGCAATTCAAATCAATTCCAATTATGCTAAAGCCTACACCAACCGTGGAGTTGTTTTAGAAATAGTGGGTGACCTGAAGGGTGCCTGTAGGGACAGGAAAAAAGCGGTAGATCTAGGGGTTACCAGGCCGATTGAATGGGTAAGAAATCAATGCTGA
- a CDS encoding pentapeptide repeat-containing protein, which produces MPNGRRRFLSGADLSFADLSNANLMFANLLGAVLFGANLRDADLRFANLSAADLSFADLRDANLRFADLSDARGLDQAIRADQAFWFETTCPDGSMGVGTQPCSEIF; this is translated from the coding sequence ATGCCGAATGGGCGTAGAAGGTTCCTGAGTGGTGCGGACCTGAGTTTTGCGGACCTGAGTAATGCGAACCTCATGTTTGCGAACCTGCTTGGTGCGGTCCTGTTTGGTGCGAACCTGCGTGATGCGGACCTGAGATTTGCGAACCTGAGTGCTGCGGACCTGAGTTTTGCGGACCTGCGTGATGCGAACCTGAGGTTTGCGGACCTGAGTGATGCGCGCGGTTTGGATCAAGCAATTCGTGCAGATCAGGCGTTTTGGTTCGAAACAACCTGCCCTGATGGTTCCATGGGCGTTGGTACACAACCCTGCAGTGAAATCTTCTGA
- a CDS encoding site-specific integrase, translating to MPRVSQTEPWIKPFRKQIAETCGESWYVRNNRGRIRLEVRGAGTVSLPYEWTARGSGLALPRILQIFKRWNGGQVTLAVAAQNSDTSSSHQQLNFGQLIDKYRAFVPNAGDTTWKTFYLPVLRNCAKAFEGRPPVDGEALAMQCLAQWEQGSRMRQTSRQKLYGFLNWAVQRGYLKPIYSPPASLPEVLKAKRIGYPLSDVQILQLLDNLPEGEVHDRWRFAIQLCAVYGLRPEELRHLRIKDGASGTELWTIYQKSMGGTKGAKTEPRRLHPLLLRDADGSAIDWKLQARLQVGEKLPPLNREGDGGQALNQYLRRRKVWIALRDEADHQGEQLTPYSFRHRYAKQSHAAPRLAVAEIAEAMGHTIEVHLKSYARFKPDATAANYAAVNV from the coding sequence TTGCCACGCGTTAGCCAGACAGAACCCTGGATCAAGCCCTTCAGGAAGCAGATCGCAGAGACCTGCGGTGAGAGTTGGTACGTCCGCAACAACCGTGGTCGGATTCGACTGGAGGTTCGTGGTGCTGGGACCGTTTCACTTCCCTACGAATGGACAGCGCGTGGATCAGGACTTGCCTTGCCCCGCATCCTGCAGATCTTTAAGCGGTGGAACGGTGGTCAGGTCACCCTCGCTGTGGCCGCACAGAACTCCGATACCTCCAGCAGCCATCAGCAACTGAATTTCGGCCAGTTGATTGATAAATACCGAGCGTTTGTGCCTAACGCTGGCGACACCACCTGGAAGACGTTTTATCTGCCGGTGCTGCGCAATTGCGCCAAAGCATTTGAGGGCCGACCACCGGTGGACGGTGAAGCCTTAGCGATGCAATGCCTTGCGCAATGGGAACAGGGTTCACGGATGCGGCAGACCAGCCGTCAGAAGCTTTATGGCTTCCTGAACTGGGCGGTGCAACGTGGATACCTCAAGCCCATTTACAGCCCTCCTGCCTCGCTTCCTGAGGTGCTGAAAGCCAAGCGCATTGGCTATCCCCTCAGCGATGTTCAAATTCTGCAGTTGCTCGACAACCTGCCTGAGGGTGAGGTGCATGACCGCTGGCGGTTCGCCATTCAGTTGTGTGCCGTCTATGGACTGCGCCCCGAGGAATTGCGGCACCTGCGGATTAAGGACGGGGCAAGTGGAACAGAACTCTGGACCATTTATCAGAAGTCGATGGGCGGCACCAAGGGAGCCAAGACAGAGCCACGGCGACTCCACCCGCTGCTGCTGCGTGATGCCGATGGTTCCGCCATTGATTGGAAGCTCCAGGCACGGTTACAGGTGGGCGAGAAACTGCCGCCGTTGAACCGTGAGGGTGACGGGGGGCAGGCTTTGAATCAATACCTGCGCAGACGCAAGGTTTGGATAGCGCTGCGGGATGAAGCCGACCATCAGGGTGAACAGCTCACGCCGTATTCCTTTCGTCATCGCTATGCCAAGCAATCTCATGCGGCACCACGGCTCGCCGTTGCAGAGATCGCTGAGGCAATGGGCCACACCATCGAGGTGCATTTAAAGAGCTACGCAAGGTTCAAGCCTGATGCGACAGCTGCTAACTACGCGGCTGTGAATGTCTGA
- a CDS encoding pentapeptide repeat-containing protein, with translation MAKPPAGSSLLFGALADSGHIKQRKNGSYQMVLKGVDEIDWFTDRPDRVEGTWKPQKLLRKWDKLFASSEPNAQATVEVEDQRELFTFEMLKPKMESGKMVFGVKPLSDSSKDKITGLKNMEMSDISLFIDSVSIDFRNRIYPRPPCFPDCRGEDLSGMQFQGTNLVYGNFTDAKLVGANLRDSIMVKTNLTGANLTGANLHGAKLNQVNLTGANFKDAKLNAVDWEIDSICPDGTKHAFLKPCTDEQLLLQSPCTADQLNLA, from the coding sequence GTGGCGAAACCTCCTGCTGGTTCATCCCTTCTGTTCGGTGCCCTGGCCGACTCAGGTCACATCAAGCAACGCAAGAACGGCAGCTATCAGATGGTGCTGAAGGGCGTTGATGAGATTGATTGGTTCACCGACCGGCCTGACCGTGTCGAGGGCACCTGGAAGCCGCAGAAGCTGCTTCGCAAATGGGATAAGTTATTCGCCAGTAGTGAACCCAATGCTCAAGCAACGGTTGAGGTTGAAGACCAGAGAGAGTTGTTCACATTTGAGATGCTCAAGCCAAAAATGGAATCAGGGAAGATGGTGTTTGGTGTCAAACCACTTAGCGATTCAAGTAAAGACAAGATTACAGGTCTTAAAAACATGGAAATGAGTGACATCTCCTTATTTATTGATTCAGTGTCCATTGATTTTAGAAATAGAATATATCCAAGACCCCCTTGTTTTCCTGACTGTCGTGGTGAAGATTTAAGTGGGATGCAGTTCCAAGGCACAAATCTTGTTTATGGAAATTTTACTGACGCGAAACTTGTGGGGGCAAATTTGAGGGATTCAATAATGGTTAAAACGAATCTGACTGGTGCAAACCTAACAGGTGCTAATTTACATGGCGCCAAACTAAATCAAGTTAATCTAACTGGCGCAAACTTCAAGGACGCAAAGCTTAATGCCGTTGATTGGGAAATCGATTCAATTTGCCCAGACGGAACAAAGCACGCCTTTCTTAAACCTTGTACAGACGAGCAACTATTACTGCAATCACCCTGCACAGCAGATCAACTAAACCTGGCTTGA
- a CDS encoding tetratricopeptide repeat protein: protein MPRVTTAFAAALALFMPIGRPLLVGLTPAVGIGAGLLTAQVAYAQNKNAKDLYNSGIDKAESGNLEGAIADWTKAIEIYPRFTYAYYNRGFVKHELQDYQGAIDDYTKAIELNPELYQPYTNRGITLDLIGNLKDACRDWKKAVDLGDTKPIEWVRKHC from the coding sequence ATGCCTCGTGTCACAACTGCCTTTGCTGCTGCCTTAGCCCTGTTCATGCCAATAGGACGCCCGTTGCTGGTTGGGCTTACACCTGCCGTTGGAATTGGCGCAGGGTTGCTGACGGCGCAGGTAGCCTATGCACAGAATAAGAATGCTAAAGATCTGTACAATTCAGGGATTGATAAAGCAGAAAGTGGAAACTTAGAAGGGGCTATTGCTGATTGGACTAAGGCAATCGAGATTTATCCTCGATTTACCTATGCCTACTACAATCGTGGCTTTGTCAAGCATGAATTACAGGATTATCAAGGAGCTATTGATGATTACACAAAAGCAATTGAACTCAATCCCGAACTTTATCAGCCTTACACAAACCGCGGCATTACTTTAGATCTAATAGGTAATCTGAAAGACGCCTGTAGAGACTGGAAAAAAGCGGTAGATCTAGGGGATACCAAACCGATTGAATGGGTAAGAAAGCACTGCTGA
- a CDS encoding TrfB-related DNA-binding protein, with product MAASINVQKKSQETANRAWELYIAGLTQWDIANELGITQARVSQMIKSVAKAHPINKLSMEERMALSEERWNLSEREMREEIQEQRRSGRVVREVIRLPNGHEQVKVTKTEGVDPALLRALSTHHDRRARQLNNQLSPDAGVQAVQVNVVRDFLQQGDTSGKLSPEQWNQQTLDV from the coding sequence GTGGCTGCATCAATCAACGTTCAAAAGAAGAGTCAAGAAACCGCAAATCGTGCCTGGGAGTTATATATTGCCGGGTTGACGCAATGGGATATTGCCAATGAGCTTGGGATCACGCAGGCGCGTGTGTCGCAGATGATTAAGTCGGTCGCCAAGGCTCATCCCATTAACAAGCTGTCGATGGAAGAGCGGATGGCACTCAGCGAGGAACGCTGGAATCTCAGCGAACGTGAGATGCGCGAGGAGATCCAAGAGCAACGTCGCAGTGGTCGTGTTGTGCGTGAGGTGATCCGCCTGCCGAATGGGCATGAGCAGGTGAAGGTCACCAAGACAGAAGGCGTTGATCCAGCGCTGTTGCGAGCGCTATCGACTCATCACGATCGCCGTGCCCGTCAGCTCAACAACCAGCTCAGCCCTGATGCCGGTGTCCAGGCGGTGCAAGTCAATGTTGTTCGTGACTTCCTGCAGCAAGGTGACACCAGCGGGAAGTTGAGCCCTGAGCAGTGGAATCAACAGACGCTGGACGTGTGA
- a CDS encoding VapE domain-containing protein: MDWPTEIASAFSPNGHQLNTPNKPVHLLASTLPSGINEKGKRTAIRAGDLTTMFTTVMQDPIHDGLIRWNLMSQDVEINGITLSSHEQECIYIPIQQRGYDVNKRDARDALAAAAQEDAFHPVRNYLDTIRYGDRVDITRLASTFLRPADNEGPQTIYDRMLHKTLVAAVKRAYEPGCQHDTCLVLKGNQGIKKTSFWRVLFGPFFAIFRGKIGDKDALLTLHANWGLELGELDGITSLTHAGHLKNFLSTECDHFRPPYATKAAPCPRPSIFVGSCNRGDFLYDDTGERRWWIIPCDVPSKIDTEALAALRDAIWAQATADYFNGFETFLGDADEVENDDLNRDYTADNILEGPVARYLQEHAGAEIINPNELLEAVRDTGMTTQKNQMLIKDAMTRAGWGLKRPRTGQHGGARPRIWKRL; this comes from the coding sequence ATGGATTGGCCAACAGAAATTGCCTCAGCCTTCTCCCCGAACGGGCATCAGCTCAATACCCCCAATAAACCTGTTCATCTGCTCGCTAGCACTCTCCCCTCTGGCATCAACGAAAAGGGCAAGCGCACTGCAATCCGCGCTGGTGATCTCACAACGATGTTCACCACCGTCATGCAAGACCCGATCCATGACGGGTTAATTCGCTGGAACCTCATGTCACAAGACGTGGAGATCAATGGCATCACCCTCTCTTCACACGAACAAGAGTGCATCTACATCCCAATCCAACAGCGGGGATATGACGTCAACAAACGCGATGCCAGAGATGCCCTAGCGGCAGCGGCGCAGGAAGACGCCTTCCATCCCGTCAGGAATTACCTAGACACCATCCGTTACGGCGACCGCGTCGACATCACACGTCTGGCATCAACGTTCCTTCGCCCCGCTGATAACGAAGGGCCGCAGACCATCTATGACCGCATGCTCCATAAAACCCTTGTGGCTGCCGTCAAGCGCGCTTACGAGCCCGGTTGTCAGCACGACACCTGTCTGGTCCTGAAGGGCAATCAGGGCATTAAGAAAACATCGTTCTGGCGTGTCCTGTTCGGCCCATTCTTCGCCATCTTCCGTGGAAAGATTGGCGATAAAGACGCCTTGCTCACGCTGCACGCCAACTGGGGGTTGGAACTAGGAGAGCTAGATGGCATCACCTCACTCACTCACGCCGGACACCTCAAGAATTTCCTCTCGACTGAGTGCGACCACTTCCGCCCGCCATATGCCACTAAGGCAGCACCTTGCCCGCGCCCTTCAATCTTTGTCGGCTCTTGCAACCGTGGTGACTTCCTCTACGACGACACAGGCGAGCGCCGTTGGTGGATCATTCCCTGCGACGTTCCATCCAAGATCGATACCGAGGCCCTTGCTGCTCTGCGTGATGCGATCTGGGCGCAGGCAACGGCTGATTATTTCAACGGCTTTGAGACGTTCCTGGGCGATGCCGACGAGGTAGAAAACGATGACCTGAATCGTGATTACACCGCCGACAACATCCTGGAGGGTCCGGTCGCCAGATACCTCCAAGAACACGCAGGGGCAGAAATAATTAATCCCAATGAACTGCTGGAAGCTGTGCGCGACACGGGCATGACCACGCAGAAGAATCAGATGCTCATCAAAGACGCCATGACACGCGCTGGATGGGGGCTGAAAAGACCAAGAACGGGACAACACGGAGGTGCTCGCCCGCGCATATGGAAGCGCCTCTGA
- a CDS encoding NAD(P)-binding protein: MKVVDLVVIGAGLSGCSLLARLHQLGVQGSMAVVEAGRGPGGRTATRRRRDDQTWRLDHGAPGFNVRAPGNSGVEAILAPLRASGTLKREWGLFKGLDHNGRLVEVPEEKLLEGEWLRGHPTMASVCEGLLEQASSRLKRLYGCRIRRLKKTSSGWELSDEQGAVVLMAKQLVLSGTLLAHPRSLSMLAWPDIPLREAVPIGDDPRLDAALDVLENSSASIRWNLMLEIKGLGDQKLPRQIWLTPKAKERWQVERLVFQEQPGSVLGVVVHGLDDGSTITPDRQPGLMAKQEERIRLLLPDLIRQIPGLSGIPGDDLKPLSLGMMRWGAAQPMDHPLPEDLQWCPASGIGFCGDWIEGPGFGRAEGALLSSMALAEQLAASHSMSKPVI, from the coding sequence ATGAAGGTGGTTGATCTCGTCGTGATCGGGGCTGGCCTGTCGGGCTGCAGCTTGCTGGCGCGACTGCATCAGCTGGGGGTTCAGGGCTCAATGGCCGTGGTGGAGGCTGGAAGGGGCCCGGGAGGACGAACGGCGACACGCCGGCGGCGGGACGATCAAACCTGGAGGCTCGATCATGGAGCGCCTGGATTCAACGTCAGAGCTCCAGGCAATTCGGGTGTTGAAGCGATCTTGGCTCCACTACGCGCCAGTGGAACGCTCAAACGTGAGTGGGGACTTTTCAAGGGCCTTGATCACAACGGCCGGCTGGTTGAGGTCCCGGAGGAGAAGCTGCTGGAAGGCGAATGGCTACGCGGTCACCCGACGATGGCCAGCGTCTGTGAAGGCTTGCTGGAGCAGGCTTCTTCGCGCCTGAAGAGGCTGTATGGATGTCGGATCCGCAGGCTGAAAAAAACCAGCTCGGGATGGGAGCTCAGCGACGAACAGGGCGCTGTCGTGCTGATGGCAAAACAATTGGTGTTGAGCGGCACTCTGCTGGCCCATCCACGATCCCTGTCCATGCTGGCCTGGCCGGATATACCTCTGAGAGAGGCTGTTCCAATCGGTGATGATCCCCGGCTGGATGCGGCGTTGGACGTTCTGGAGAACAGCAGCGCATCGATTCGCTGGAACCTGATGCTGGAGATCAAAGGCCTGGGAGATCAGAAGCTTCCGCGCCAGATCTGGCTGACACCGAAAGCCAAGGAACGTTGGCAAGTGGAACGCCTTGTGTTTCAGGAACAACCAGGCTCAGTGTTGGGAGTTGTGGTGCACGGCCTTGATGACGGCAGCACGATCACACCTGATCGGCAGCCAGGCTTAATGGCAAAGCAGGAAGAGAGAATCAGGCTTCTCTTACCTGACCTGATCAGACAGATTCCCGGATTAAGTGGGATACCAGGCGATGACCTGAAACCTTTATCGCTGGGAATGATGCGCTGGGGAGCCGCACAGCCCATGGACCATCCGCTGCCTGAAGATTTGCAATGGTGCCCTGCAAGCGGAATTGGATTCTGCGGGGACTGGATCGAAGGCCCGGGATTTGGACGCGCTGAAGGTGCCCTGCTCAGCAGTATGGCTCTTGCTGAACAATTGGCCGCCAGCCATTCAATGTCCAAGCCGGTGATCTAA